The following proteins come from a genomic window of Dongia rigui:
- a CDS encoding peptide ABC transporter substrate-binding protein: MNQVMKRLVLPAVTAAALLTSTALAQAEMVLNRGNGAEPETINPHKSTGVTEANIEADIFEGLTTYAPNGDIIPGAAESWDISDDGKTYTFHLRKNAKWSNGDAVTAKDFVFGFQDAVNPETAADYAPILDVIVNAEKIRKGEEKDFSKIGAEAVDDYTLKVSLTGPTPYFLGLLRHPISYPVHKATVEKFKDDWTKPGNIVSNGAYQLTEWTPQASLTYVKNPNYWDATNVKVDKVVMYPTEDLAEELKRFKAGELHVTYDAPSEQIPDLEKNFADEFKNTPYLGTYYYVINLTREPLGAQADLRKALSLGVNREVLVSKITQGGEAPAYSWEPPMSNYKQAFVDFKDMPQKQRLEEAKKLLEKHGYNKSNPLKVELLYNTSENHKKIAVAVQSMWKQIGVDASLRNEEWKVYLETRDKKQFDVARAAWIADYDDPINFADMFLSDAGERNDAGYNNPEYDKLVKGTGTETDPAKRMQMFHDAEQIFLNDYAMIPIYHYTSQHMVSKKVAGWEYNILDFHLARFLAVAE, encoded by the coding sequence ATGAACCAGGTAATGAAGAGGCTGGTACTGCCGGCCGTAACCGCTGCCGCGCTGCTGACCAGCACCGCGCTGGCACAGGCCGAAATGGTGCTGAACCGTGGCAACGGCGCCGAGCCGGAAACGATCAATCCGCATAAATCGACCGGTGTCACCGAAGCCAATATCGAGGCCGATATCTTCGAAGGCCTCACCACCTATGCCCCGAACGGCGACATCATCCCGGGTGCTGCCGAGAGCTGGGATATCAGCGATGACGGCAAGACCTACACCTTCCATCTGCGCAAGAATGCGAAGTGGTCCAACGGCGATGCCGTGACGGCGAAAGATTTCGTGTTCGGCTTCCAGGATGCCGTGAACCCGGAAACCGCCGCTGATTACGCCCCGATCCTCGACGTCATCGTCAATGCGGAAAAGATCCGCAAGGGCGAGGAGAAGGATTTCTCGAAGATCGGCGCCGAAGCCGTCGACGATTACACGCTGAAGGTCTCCTTGACCGGACCCACCCCCTATTTCCTGGGGCTGCTGCGTCACCCGATCTCCTATCCGGTGCACAAGGCGACGGTGGAAAAGTTCAAGGACGACTGGACGAAGCCAGGCAACATCGTCAGCAACGGCGCCTATCAGCTGACCGAATGGACGCCGCAGGCGTCGCTGACCTATGTCAAGAATCCAAATTATTGGGACGCCACCAATGTGAAGGTCGACAAGGTCGTCATGTATCCGACCGAAGACCTGGCCGAGGAATTGAAGCGGTTCAAGGCTGGCGAACTTCACGTCACTTATGACGCGCCGTCCGAGCAGATTCCGGATCTGGAAAAGAATTTCGCTGACGAGTTCAAGAACACGCCCTATCTCGGCACCTATTACTACGTGATCAACCTGACCCGCGAACCGCTGGGCGCGCAGGCGGACCTCCGCAAGGCGTTGTCACTGGGCGTCAACCGCGAGGTCCTGGTTTCCAAGATCACGCAAGGCGGCGAGGCCCCGGCCTATTCGTGGGAACCGCCGATGTCGAACTACAAGCAGGCCTTTGTCGACTTCAAGGACATGCCGCAGAAGCAGCGCCTCGAGGAAGCCAAGAAGCTGCTTGAGAAGCACGGGTACAACAAGTCGAACCCGCTCAAGGTCGAGTTGCTCTACAACACCAGCGAGAACCACAAGAAGATCGCCGTGGCGGTGCAGAGCATGTGGAAGCAGATCGGCGTCGACGCCTCGCTGCGCAACGAGGAGTGGAAGGTCTATCTCGAGACCCGCGACAAGAAGCAGTTCGACGTCGCCCGCGCGGCCTGGATCGCCGACTATGACGATCCCATCAACTTCGCCGATATGTTCCTCTCCGACGCCGGTGAACGTAACGACGCCGGCTACAACAATCCGGAATACGACAAGCTGGTGAAGGGTACGGGCACGGAAACCGACCCCGCCAAACGCATGCAGATGTTCCACGACGCGGAACAGATCTTCCTCAACGACTATGCGATGATTCCGATCTACCACTACACATCACAGCACATGGTGTCGAAGAAGGTGGCCGGTTGGGAATACAACATTCTCGACTTCCATCTGGCGCGCTTCCTCGCGGTTGCCGAGTAA
- the oppB gene encoding oligopeptide ABC transporter permease OppB: protein MLNYTFRRLLGAIPTLFIILAVSFFMVRLAPGGPFDKERKVPAEVEAKLIQQYHLDEPLPQQFARYVGNLAQGDFGPSFKYKDFTVSELIWQGFPTSLALGLSAIAIALVIGVTLGIWSALRQNSIIDYLSVGTAMLGIAVPNFVIAPIMTLVFGLMLNWLPVGGWGKPSNWVLPIVALAIPQIAAFTRLTRGSMLEILRSNFVRTARAKGLPEVVTLTRHAIRAALMPVVSYMGPAIANIVTGSVIIEQIFGIPGIGRYFVQGAINRDYTLVLGVTVLFGALVIICNLIADICYGLLDPKVRYD from the coding sequence ATGCTTAACTACACATTCCGGCGCTTGCTTGGCGCGATACCGACCCTGTTCATCATTCTGGCAGTGTCGTTTTTCATGGTGCGCTTGGCGCCCGGTGGCCCCTTCGACAAGGAACGCAAGGTTCCGGCCGAAGTCGAAGCCAAGCTCATCCAGCAATACCATTTGGACGAACCCCTGCCGCAGCAGTTCGCGCGCTATGTCGGCAATCTCGCCCAGGGCGATTTCGGCCCCTCGTTCAAATACAAGGATTTCACGGTTTCCGAACTGATCTGGCAGGGCTTCCCGACCTCGCTGGCCCTCGGTCTGTCGGCCATCGCCATCGCTCTCGTCATCGGCGTGACCTTAGGGATCTGGTCCGCGCTCAGGCAGAATTCCATCATCGACTATCTGAGCGTCGGCACAGCGATGCTCGGTATCGCCGTGCCGAACTTCGTCATCGCCCCGATCATGACGCTGGTGTTCGGGCTGATGCTCAACTGGCTGCCTGTTGGTGGCTGGGGCAAGCCATCCAATTGGGTGCTGCCGATTGTTGCGCTGGCCATTCCGCAGATCGCCGCCTTCACGCGCCTCACCCGTGGCTCGATGCTGGAGATCCTGCGCAGCAATTTCGTGCGCACCGCCCGCGCCAAGGGACTGCCCGAAGTCGTGACGCTGACCCGCCACGCCATTCGCGCCGCACTTATGCCAGTCGTCTCCTATATGGGGCCAGCCATTGCCAATATCGTCACCGGCTCGGTCATCATCGAACAGATTTTCGGCATTCCCGGGATCGGCCGCTATTTCGTGCAAGGCGCCATCAACCGCGACTACACGCTGGTGCTGGGCGTCACCGTCCTATTCGGCGCCCTCGTCATCATCTGCAACCTTATCGCCGACATCTGCTACGGCCTGCTCGACCCGAAGGTGCGCTATGACTGA
- a CDS encoding ABC transporter permease subunit translates to MTDITALAVQPETKGRSLWADARRRFMRNKAAVVGLAILIVVALLCFGAPYLGLHDPEEVDWTLESMSIPPNFELGYYFGTDQNGRDLFARTLYGGQVSLFVGLVATLVSILIGTLWGATAGFVGGRTDSVMMRIVDILYSLPFIFFVILLSATLGQRAKMLFGSDMVLIYLAIGAVSWLDMARIVRGQTISIRRKEFIEAAHASGVSSWRIITRHIIPNCLGPVVVYMTLTVPAVILTESFLSFLGMGVQEPNSSWGMLISEGARAMDIAPWAVVFPSAVMVVTLLALNFVGDGLRDALDPKDR, encoded by the coding sequence ATGACTGATATCACCGCCCTCGCCGTCCAGCCAGAAACCAAGGGCCGCAGCCTCTGGGCCGACGCCCGCCGCCGCTTTATGCGCAACAAGGCCGCGGTTGTTGGCCTGGCCATTCTCATCGTCGTTGCCTTGCTCTGCTTTGGCGCACCATATCTCGGCCTGCACGATCCTGAAGAAGTGGACTGGACGCTGGAGTCGATGAGCATCCCGCCCAATTTTGAGCTGGGTTACTACTTTGGCACTGACCAGAATGGTCGAGACTTGTTCGCGCGAACACTCTACGGCGGTCAGGTCTCACTCTTTGTCGGTCTCGTTGCCACGCTTGTCAGCATTCTCATCGGCACTCTGTGGGGTGCCACGGCCGGCTTTGTCGGCGGCCGAACGGACAGCGTCATGATGCGCATCGTGGATATACTATATTCCCTGCCCTTCATTTTCTTTGTCATTCTGCTTTCCGCAACGCTTGGCCAACGGGCCAAGATGTTGTTTGGCAGTGACATGGTGCTGATCTACCTCGCCATCGGCGCCGTCAGTTGGCTGGACATGGCACGTATCGTTCGCGGCCAGACGATCAGCATTCGCCGCAAGGAATTCATCGAGGCCGCCCATGCGAGCGGGGTTTCTAGTTGGCGCATCATCACTCGGCACATCATTCCCAACTGCCTGGGGCCGGTCGTGGTCTATATGACCTTGACCGTTCCAGCGGTGATTCTGACGGAGAGTTTTCTGTCGTTTCTGGGAATGGGCGTCCAGGAGCCCAATTCGTCTTGGGGAATGTTGATCAGTGAAGGGGCCCGCGCGATGGACATCGCGCCCTGGGCCGTGGTCTTCCCCAGCGCCGTCATGGTGGTGACGCTGCTGGCACTCAATTTCGTCGGTGACGGTTTGCGCGACGCCCTCGACCCGAAGGATCGGTGA
- a CDS encoding ABC transporter ATP-binding protein has translation MSNVLEVTNLNTSFWTPEGDVNAVSNVSFTIQRGETLGIVGESGSGKSQIFMSIMGLLASNGRATGSVKVTGTEILGVTTAELNKIRGARMSMIFQDPMTSLNPYLTVRRQMTEVLMTHKGMTEKEATEASIRMLDQVQIPEARRRINMHPHEFSGGMRQRVMIAMALLCGPELLIADEPTTALDVTVQAQILDLLSQLRRDNGMAIALITHDLGVIAGLADRVMVMYAGAVAEKGSVRDIFKRPQHPYTEGLLRSMPRLDESGINRLATIGGQPPNLQNLPSGCSFRERCPYAFDRCASERPALRESGGAGRAKACHLDEIGAVRQTKIGVVA, from the coding sequence ATGAGCAACGTTCTTGAAGTCACCAATCTCAACACCAGTTTCTGGACGCCGGAAGGTGACGTAAACGCGGTCAGCAACGTCTCCTTCACCATCCAGCGCGGCGAGACACTGGGCATCGTCGGCGAATCCGGCTCCGGCAAGAGCCAGATATTCATGTCGATCATGGGCCTCTTGGCCAGCAACGGCCGCGCCACCGGCTCGGTCAAGGTGACCGGCACGGAAATCCTCGGCGTCACCACGGCGGAACTCAACAAGATCCGCGGTGCCCGCATGTCGATGATCTTCCAGGATCCGATGACGTCTTTGAACCCCTATCTCACCGTGCGCCGGCAGATGACCGAAGTGCTGATGACGCATAAGGGCATGACCGAGAAGGAAGCGACGGAAGCCTCCATCCGCATGCTGGATCAGGTGCAGATTCCCGAAGCCCGCCGACGCATCAACATGCACCCACATGAATTCTCGGGCGGCATGCGCCAGCGCGTGATGATCGCAATGGCTTTGCTGTGCGGACCGGAGCTCCTCATTGCCGACGAGCCGACCACGGCGCTCGACGTCACCGTGCAGGCACAGATTCTCGATCTGCTCTCGCAGCTGCGGCGCGACAACGGTATGGCGATTGCGCTCATCACCCACGATCTCGGCGTCATCGCCGGCCTCGCCGACCGCGTGATGGTGATGTATGCCGGTGCCGTCGCCGAGAAAGGGTCCGTCCGGGACATCTTCAAGCGCCCGCAGCACCCCTATACCGAGGGCTTGCTGCGATCCATGCCGCGCCTCGATGAAAGCGGCATCAACCGTCTTGCGACCATCGGCGGCCAACCGCCCAATCTGCAGAACCTGCCGAGCGGCTGCTCCTTCCGCGAGCGCTGCCCCTATGCCTTTGACCGCTGTGCCAGCGAACGCCCCGCCCTGCGCGAGAGCGGGGGGGCTGGCCGCGCCAAGGCCTGTCACCTCGATGAGATCGGCGCTGTCCGGCAAACCAAGATCGGAGTGGTCGCATGA
- a CDS encoding ABC transporter ATP-binding protein: protein MSAPLLSVHDLKVHFDVSRKRLFGGGVPAIVKAVDGVTFDLKPGETLGLVGESGCGKSTLGRAVLRLLPLKGGRAVWLGQDLAKLDTHAMRSLRREMQIIFQDPLASLNPRMTVGQIIAEPLTTFQPNLSADEVKARVKAMMAKVGLLPNQVNRYPHEFSGGQCQRIGIARAIINNPRLIVCDEPVSALDVSIQAQIVNLLMDLQKEMGMSLIFISHNLAIVRHISHRVMVLYLGKVMEIADRDSLYKNPLHPYTQALNSAVPVPDPDIEQSKARIVLKGDLPSPLNPPSGCPFRTRCPRATEICAQEMPELVAAGPDHMVACHHAGPIS from the coding sequence ATGAGCGCGCCCCTGCTTTCCGTCCACGACCTCAAGGTCCATTTCGACGTCAGCCGCAAGCGGCTCTTCGGCGGCGGGGTGCCGGCGATCGTCAAGGCGGTCGACGGCGTCACCTTCGATCTCAAGCCCGGCGAGACCTTAGGCTTGGTCGGTGAATCGGGTTGTGGCAAGTCGACGCTGGGCCGTGCTGTCCTGCGCCTGCTGCCGCTTAAAGGCGGTCGCGCCGTCTGGCTGGGGCAGGATCTCGCCAAGCTGGACACCCACGCCATGCGGTCCTTAAGGCGCGAAATGCAGATCATCTTCCAGGATCCGCTGGCCAGCCTCAACCCGCGCATGACGGTGGGGCAGATCATCGCAGAGCCGCTCACCACCTTCCAGCCGAACCTCAGTGCCGATGAGGTCAAGGCCCGCGTCAAGGCAATGATGGCCAAGGTCGGCCTGCTGCCCAACCAGGTCAATCGCTACCCGCATGAATTCTCCGGCGGCCAGTGCCAGCGCATCGGCATCGCGCGCGCCATCATCAACAACCCGCGTCTCATCGTTTGTGACGAACCGGTCTCGGCCCTTGATGTCTCGATCCAGGCGCAGATCGTCAATCTGCTGATGGATCTGCAGAAGGAGATGGGCATGTCGCTCATCTTCATCTCGCACAATCTTGCCATCGTGCGGCATATCAGCCACCGGGTGATGGTGCTCTATCTCGGCAAGGTGATGGAAATCGCAGACCGGGATTCGCTCTACAAGAATCCGCTGCATCCCTATACGCAGGCGCTCAATTCGGCCGTGCCGGTGCCGGATCCCGACATCGAGCAGAGCAAGGCACGCATCGTGCTGAAGGGCGACCTGCCCTCACCGCTCAATCCGCCCTCGGGCTGCCCGTTCCGCACGCGCTGCCCGCGCGCCACGGAAATCTGCGCCCAGGAGATGCCGGAACTGGTTGCGGCAGGGCCGGATCACATGGTGGCCTGCCACCATGCCGGGCCGATCAGCTAG
- a CDS encoding DUF2312 domain-containing protein translates to MADSGGIAADHLKSFIERIERLEEEKAAIAGDVKEVYAEAKGNGFDTKIMRQIIRLRKMEPNDRQEQEELLDIYMRAVGMVA, encoded by the coding sequence ATGGCCGATTCCGGTGGCATTGCTGCAGACCACCTCAAATCCTTCATCGAGCGCATTGAGCGCTTGGAAGAGGAAAAGGCCGCCATCGCCGGCGACGTGAAGGAAGTCTATGCCGAGGCCAAGGGCAACGGTTTCGACACCAAGATCATGCGTCAGATCATCCGGCTGCGCAAAATGGAACCCAACGACCGCCAGGAGCAGGAAGAACTGCTCGACATCTACATGCGCGCCGTCGGCATGGTGGCCTGA
- a CDS encoding DMT family transporter, with product MPLTHIALAVFIQILWGPIYTLAKPVVGDWFSPVLLVTVVYATVALLLSPFYPRAKTPRRTLFILAFFGCTLQSTAVYYGLKLLPASMAVLLMQLSVPVAIVASWVLGRDKPNLKNGLGALLCLAGVAVVVGKPDATSAYLGIFAMLVCAISWATTQAVIPVVAKDHGTALYAALARYATPQMIVAALLLEGQGLIPTIQAIPLQGWLGVVGIAAFGFALPYSIWYWLLMRHRVDELTPFTLLMPVFGVVTATWHLGEPLSEGIILGGGIILLGLGIIVWRGRPRIAPIPPAQ from the coding sequence ATGCCACTCACCCATATCGCCCTGGCCGTCTTCATCCAGATTCTCTGGGGCCCGATCTATACCCTCGCCAAACCGGTGGTCGGCGACTGGTTTTCGCCCGTTCTTCTGGTGACAGTCGTCTATGCGACCGTGGCCCTGCTGCTCTCGCCCTTCTATCCGCGCGCCAAGACGCCCCGGCGAACCCTTTTCATTCTCGCTTTCTTCGGCTGTACCCTGCAAAGCACCGCGGTCTATTACGGCCTGAAGCTGCTGCCGGCATCGATGGCGGTCCTGTTGATGCAGCTGTCGGTCCCCGTCGCCATCGTCGCCTCCTGGGTGCTGGGGCGCGACAAGCCCAATCTCAAGAACGGCCTCGGCGCCCTGTTGTGCCTCGCCGGCGTCGCTGTCGTGGTGGGCAAGCCGGACGCCACATCCGCCTATCTCGGCATTTTCGCGATGCTGGTCTGTGCGATCTCCTGGGCAACGACCCAGGCGGTCATCCCGGTGGTTGCCAAGGATCACGGCACCGCGCTCTATGCGGCCCTTGCCCGCTATGCGACACCGCAGATGATCGTTGCGGCCCTCCTGCTCGAGGGGCAGGGCCTCATCCCCACCATCCAGGCGATCCCGCTGCAGGGCTGGCTGGGCGTGGTGGGAATCGCGGCCTTCGGCTTCGCCCTTCCCTATTCCATCTGGTATTGGCTGCTGATGCGTCACCGGGTGGATGAGCTCACCCCCTTCACCCTCCTCATGCCGGTCTTCGGCGTGGTGACAGCCACGTGGCACCTGGGCGAGCCGCTTTCCGAAGGAATTATCCTTGGCGGCGGCATCATCCTGCTGGGCCTTGGCATCATCGTGTGGCGCGGCCGGCCGCGGATCGCCCCCATCCCGCCCGCGCAGTAA
- a CDS encoding methyl-accepting chemotaxis protein, which produces MNSIDSLRARVARILAIYIGLHLPLIAAIEGLVGGGIGWLTGIALAVTIVIAVASLVTSGLSLHLLLSTALMLMIGLIVAAMEGQVWQIDIHMYFFAALAMLTAFCDWRAILAATLTIALHHLLLNFILPEAVFPGGADFFRVVLHAVIVLIEAGVLIWVSQHLARALDQAAISLDQAESARQQAEHAAQHERETEARTKQEQREILARVARDFERAVQSVINEVTARTGQAATMADGMTLVARDNAAKAAQAAEASGATTGDAQAIAAAAEELTASVAEIQRQAQRSNEITARAVEQAGLTSSSVAELTSAAQKIGDIIHLINDIASQTNLLALNATIEAARAGEAGKGFAVVAGEVKSLAGQTAKATEEISAQIGAIQVATSKSAEAIRSIADIIGEISGIAQEISSSVEQQNQATREIANSAQSVSLRTGETTEIISNVQAAASDTGSTATEVSTAVQSLVAQSTHLQEEVQRFLRSLPTH; this is translated from the coding sequence ATGAACTCCATCGACAGCTTGCGCGCACGCGTGGCGCGGATCCTTGCCATCTATATCGGGCTGCATTTGCCGCTGATCGCCGCCATCGAAGGGCTGGTCGGCGGTGGCATCGGCTGGCTCACCGGTATCGCGCTGGCAGTCACCATCGTCATCGCGGTGGCGAGCCTTGTGACATCGGGATTGAGCCTCCATCTCCTGCTCTCGACCGCACTCATGCTGATGATCGGCCTCATCGTTGCCGCCATGGAGGGCCAGGTCTGGCAGATCGACATTCACATGTATTTCTTCGCGGCGCTTGCCATGCTGACAGCCTTCTGCGACTGGCGGGCGATTCTTGCAGCGACGCTGACCATCGCGCTCCATCATCTGCTGCTCAACTTTATTTTGCCCGAAGCCGTTTTCCCTGGCGGTGCTGATTTCTTCCGCGTGGTCCTTCATGCCGTCATCGTGCTCATCGAAGCGGGTGTGCTGATCTGGGTCTCGCAGCATCTGGCGCGCGCCCTTGACCAGGCCGCCATCTCGCTCGATCAGGCGGAATCGGCGCGTCAGCAGGCCGAACACGCAGCCCAGCATGAGCGGGAAACCGAGGCCCGCACCAAGCAGGAACAACGCGAGATCCTCGCCCGCGTCGCCCGTGATTTCGAGCGCGCGGTGCAATCGGTGATCAACGAAGTGACCGCGCGCACCGGCCAGGCGGCCACCATGGCCGATGGCATGACACTCGTCGCCCGCGACAATGCGGCAAAGGCCGCCCAGGCCGCCGAGGCCTCCGGCGCCACCACCGGTGATGCGCAAGCAATCGCCGCGGCCGCTGAGGAACTCACAGCCTCCGTTGCTGAAATCCAGCGCCAGGCGCAACGGTCGAACGAGATCACGGCCCGCGCCGTGGAGCAGGCGGGCCTTACCTCCTCCTCCGTGGCGGAGCTTACCAGCGCCGCGCAGAAAATCGGCGACATCATCCATCTCATCAACGACATCGCCAGCCAGACCAATCTGCTGGCCCTGAATGCGACCATCGAAGCCGCGCGCGCGGGTGAAGCCGGCAAGGGTTTCGCCGTGGTGGCGGGCGAGGTGAAGTCCCTTGCCGGACAGACGGCCAAGGCGACCGAAGAAATCTCGGCCCAGATCGGCGCCATCCAGGTGGCGACCAGCAAATCAGCCGAAGCCATTCGCTCCATCGCCGACATCATTGGCGAGATCAGCGGCATCGCACAGGAGATCAGCTCGTCGGTCGAGCAGCAGAACCAAGCCACCCGCGAGATCGCCAATTCGGCGCAGAGCGTGTCGCTACGTACCGGCGAGACGACCGAGATCATCAGCAATGTGCAGGCCGCTGCCAGCGACACCGGGAGCACGGCGACCGAGGTTTCGACCGCCGTGCAGAGCCTTGTCGCACAATCAACACACCTCCAGGAGGAAGTGCAGCGGTTCCTGCGCTCACTGCCGACGCACTGA
- a CDS encoding DUF1244 domain-containing protein, whose product MDQPTKTELEAAAFRRLVQHLRERTDVQNIDLMNLAGFCRNCLSRWYREAAEAKGVAITDPAAREIVYGMPYDDWKAKYQSEASADKKTAYEKNKPQH is encoded by the coding sequence ATGGATCAACCGACCAAGACCGAACTCGAAGCGGCTGCCTTCCGGCGCCTGGTGCAGCACTTGCGCGAACGAACCGATGTGCAGAACATCGACCTGATGAACCTCGCTGGCTTCTGCCGCAACTGCCTGTCGCGCTGGTACCGCGAGGCAGCCGAGGCAAAGGGCGTTGCCATCACCGATCCGGCGGCACGCGAAATCGTCTATGGCATGCCTTATGACGACTGGAAGGCGAAGTATCAGTCCGAGGCGTCGGCCGACAAGAAGACTGCTTACGAAAAGAACAAGCCCCAGCACTGA
- a CDS encoding carboxylate-amine ligase, whose translation MSDPAFTLGIEEEYLLVDRVSRDLVADPSPALFEEAQAALGLHVSPEFMRSQIEIGTGICSSLAEARSQLKHFRGTLAEVTAKHGLAIVAASTHPFADWGGQKHTDKERYNALARDIGGPVRRLLICGMHVHIGIEDPELRIDLMSQASYFLPHLLALSTSSPFWRGADTGLKSYRLAVFNELPRTGLPEIFDSFGEYQRHLDVLISAGLIEDGSKIWWDLRPSARFPTLEMRISDACTLLEDTLSIAAMYRCILRMLYRLRRSNQRWRRYNAMLINENRWRAQRYGLDEGLVDFGKGRIVPMHDLIEELIDLLSEDAAFFGCSAELAHARVILQRGTSAHRQLAVYTAAIKAGLEPRAALQRVVDRLIEETTTF comes from the coding sequence ATGAGCGATCCGGCTTTCACGCTGGGGATCGAGGAGGAATACCTCCTGGTCGATCGCGTGAGCCGCGACCTGGTCGCTGACCCATCACCAGCGCTTTTCGAGGAGGCGCAGGCGGCTTTGGGCCTGCACGTCAGCCCCGAATTCATGCGCTCGCAGATCGAGATCGGCACGGGCATCTGCAGCAGCCTTGCCGAGGCCCGATCACAATTGAAACACTTCCGGGGAACGCTCGCCGAAGTAACGGCCAAACACGGACTTGCCATCGTTGCAGCTTCGACCCATCCCTTTGCCGATTGGGGCGGGCAAAAACATACCGACAAGGAACGCTACAACGCCTTGGCCCGCGACATCGGCGGACCTGTCCGGCGTCTGCTCATTTGCGGGATGCATGTCCATATCGGCATAGAGGATCCGGAACTGCGCATCGATCTGATGAGCCAGGCCAGCTATTTCCTGCCGCATCTGCTGGCCCTTTCGACGTCATCGCCCTTCTGGCGCGGCGCCGATACCGGGCTCAAATCCTATCGCCTCGCCGTCTTCAACGAACTCCCGCGCACGGGCCTGCCGGAGATATTCGACTCATTCGGCGAATATCAGCGCCATCTCGATGTGCTCATCAGTGCCGGTTTGATCGAGGATGGCAGCAAGATCTGGTGGGACCTGCGCCCCTCGGCGCGCTTCCCCACCTTGGAGATGCGCATATCCGACGCCTGCACGCTGCTCGAGGATACGCTCAGTATCGCGGCCATGTATCGCTGCATCCTGCGCATGCTCTATCGCCTGCGCCGCAGCAATCAGCGTTGGCGGCGCTATAACGCGATGCTGATCAACGAGAACCGGTGGCGGGCACAGCGTTACGGTTTGGACGAAGGACTGGTCGATTTCGGCAAGGGTCGCATCGTGCCGATGCACGATCTCATCGAGGAGCTGATCGATCTCCTGTCCGAAGATGCGGCGTTCTTTGGCTGCTCGGCGGAGCTGGCGCATGCCAGGGTCATTCTGCAGCGCGGTACCAGTGCACATCGACAATTGGCGGTCTATACTGCCGCCATCAAGGCCGGTCTCGAACCGCGCGCGGCGCTGCAGCGGGTGGTTGACCGCCTGATCGAGGAAACGACGACTTTTTGA